One part of the Vanessa tameamea isolate UH-Manoa-2023 chromosome 8, ilVanTame1 primary haplotype, whole genome shotgun sequence genome encodes these proteins:
- the LOC113399841 gene encoding probable serine hydrolase, whose product MAKKLLYPTILNPNNLFIRPILKNIQVKHIHTETPVKEIQIPVKWGHVAAKLWGGENEKPILALHGWQDNAGTWDTLAPRLCNKRPILAIDFPGHGLSSWIPEGMQYYTWDLARFILYLKEYFKWDKASLLSHSMGSIAGMRFASVFPDEVDFFIAVDSLIYDDYDLNQIVENFPKILRKIEKTQSLKGEPPSYTMEEMIKIWHLGTRKSVSMESVPYLIKRGAKASTINPNKYYFSRDPRLKHTLFCVEDKKFVEALVKRLKCPTLYLKAIDSPYASDEHSVEMREVLAQNNSEFECHFLPGTHHVHLNNSELVLPIILKFLEKYNFVK is encoded by the exons ATGGCTAAAAAACTGCTATACCCTACAATATTAAACCCTAATAACTTGTTTATAAGAcctatattgaaaaatattcaggTTAAACACATTCATACTGAG ACTCCTGTAAAAGAAATTCAAATTCCTGTAAAATGGGGACACGTAGCAGCAAAATTGTGGGGTGGAGAAAACGAGAAACCGATACTTGCTTTGCATGGTTGGCAAGATAATGCTGGAACCTGGGATACTCTAGCGCCAAGGCTTTGCAATAAGCGTCCCATATTAGCAATTGATTTTCCTGGCCATGGACTTTCATCCTGGATTCCGGAAG ggATGCAGTACTACACGTGGGATCTAGCTCGCTTTATTCTGtatttaaaggaatattttaaatgggaCAAAGCATCACTACTGTCTCACTCTATGGGCTCCATAGCTGGAATGCGATTCGCGAGTGTTTTTCCAGACGAGGTTGATTTTTTCATCGCAGTCGATAGTCTTATTTACGACGATTACgatttaaatcaaatagtaGAAAATTTCCCTAAGATTTTACGCAAAATAGAAAAAACTCAATCGTTAAAAGGAGAACCGCCAAGCTACACAATGgaagaaatgataaaaatatggcATTTAGGGACTAGGAAATCAGTTTCTATGGAAAGCGTTCCATATCTCATTAAACGCGGAGCGAAAGCGTCAACTATTAACCCTAATAAGTACTATTTTTCAAGAGATCCTAGactaaaacatactttattttgCGTTGAAGATAAAAAATTTGTAGAGGCACTCGTCAAAAGATTAAAATGCCCAACACTTTATCTTAAAGCAATAGATTCGCCTTACGCTTCAGACGAGCATTCGGTGGAAATGCGAGAAGTGCTTGCTCAAAACAATAGTGAATTTGAGTGTCATTTTTTACCTGGTACTCACCACGTGCACTTAAATAATTCCGAACTAGTGCtgcctattattttaaaatttttagaaaaatataattttgtcaagtag
- the LOC113399842 gene encoding tRNA methyltransferase 10 homolog A: MDEINSTKAELNYESNFPQYTLFDIKIDPGLKGDDGVELPRPFTKNQMRKWLKKVRWENSKAEKRSKEKARAKERRRKAKAENIDLGPNRKALKKMKLEKPKKNIGIIIDLSFDNLMIEKDRYKVIKQILRCYSINRRSESPLQFHVTSFGEKTRVDMSRHNGYEHWDIVYHEETYLNKFPKDKLFYLTSESDNIIECFEEDTYYIIGGLVDHNQHKGLCHKIAVEQGIRHGQLPLNKYVNMKTRKVLTIDHVFEIVLRVCEGMSWQDALIKVLPVRKGAHVCDSTNSYSSSIDVSFDSDGTN, encoded by the exons atggaTGAAATAAATTCCACTAAAGCAGAATTGAACTATGAATCTAATTTTCCACAATATActctttttgatattaaaatagatcCAGGCTTAAAAGGTGACGATGGGGTAGAATTACCGCGACCGTTTACAAAAAATCAAATGCGCAAATGGTTGAAGAAGGTTAGGTGGGAAAATAGTAAAGCTGAAAAAAGATCTAAAGAGAAAGCCAGAGCTAAGGAACGGAGAAGAAAAGCGAAGGCTGAAAATATAGATTTAGGTCCCAATAGAAAAGCATTAAAGAAAATGAAGCTTGAGAAACCGAAGAAAAATATTGGTATCATAATAGATCTTAGTTTTGATAATTTGATGATAGAAAAAGACAGGTATAAAGtgattaaacaaattttaagatGTTATTCAATTAACAGGCGGTCAGAATCACCTTTACAATTTCATGTAACCAGCTTTGGAGAAAAGACTAGAGTTGATATGTCTAGACATAATGGTTATGAACATTGGGAT ATAGTTTATCACGAAGAAACATATCTCAATAAATTTCCAAAGGATAAACTTTTTTACTTGACAAGTGAATcagataatattattgaatgttttgAAGAAGATACCTACTATATAATAGGAGGTTTAGTGGATCATAACCAACACAAG GGTCTGTGTCATAAAATTGCAGTCGAACAAGGTATAAGACATGGTCAgttacctttaaataaatatgtcaatatGAAGACGAGAAAAGTTTTAACAATCGATCATG TATTTGAGATTGTGCTCAGAGTGTGTGAAGGTATGTCATGGCAAGATGCACTCATTAAAGTATTGCCAGTACGAAAAGGAGCACATGTTTGTGATTCTACTAATAGTTATTCTTCGAGTATAGATGTCTCCTTTGACAGTGATGGTACAAATTAA
- the LOC113400035 gene encoding argininosuccinate lyase — protein MTDRYKLWGGCFEEEPSSVLRRLNDSLGIDSRLYREDVKGSKAWAEELHRSGHLSKQDNDAIQKGLDKVEEKITEELYKNGKLNDTEEDIHSVVERRLTEHAGEAALRLHTARSRNDQSATDTKLWMLSSLKRIQNEIIHLISVLVKRAEQEIDTICPGYTHLQRAQPIRWSHFLLSYAWSFRDDVTRLEEQRIRLSSCPLGSGAIAGCALPIDRKKLAASLGFQNVTPNSMFAVGSRDHIVEFLNWASLCGLHLSRLAEDLIIYSSQEFKFIQQSDQFSTGSSLMPQKRNPDGLELVRGAAGILLGDAFSFSCILKGLPSTYNKDLQSDKEILFRAYDRLLDCLKVTVGTVFNMKVDVEKARSLLEPGMLATDLAHALVRRGVPFRRAHHLVGAALRRAAALDLDLQQLPHLEYVAICPEFGTEEELMKIFSWEASVEQYTTEGGTSRNTVLQQIQELNQWLHGNITTCDYK, from the exons atgacTGAT CGATACAAATTATGGGGAGGTTGTTTTGAAGAAGAACCCTCTTCAGTATTACGGCGTCTAAATGACTCTCTAGGAATAGACTCGCGACTTTATCGTGAAGATGTCAAAGGCAGCAAAGCATGGGCGGAAGAACTACATCGAAGTGGACATCTTTCTAAACAGGACAATGATGCTATACAAAAGGGACTAGATAAA GTGGAGGAGAAGATCACAGAGGAGCTCTACAAAAATGGAAAGCTAAACGATACTGAGGAAGACATACATTCCGTTGTCGAAAGACGACTAACAGAGCACGCCGGAGAAGCCGCTCTACGCCTGCATACTGCTCGTAGTCGCAACGATCAGTCCGCTACCGACACCAAGCTATGGATGCTTTCTTCACTTAAAAGAATTCAAAACGAAATAATACATCTCATCTcg GTTCTCGTAAAACGGGCAGAGCAAGAAATAGATACAATATGTCCCGGATATACTCACTTGCAACGAGCACAGCCCATCCGGTGGAGTCACTTTTTATTGAG CTATGCTTGGTCATTTCGAGACGACGTGACAAGATTAGAAGAACAAAGAATTCGCTTGTCATCTTGCCCCCTCGGAAGTGGTGCTATTGCCGGCTGTGCTTTGCCGATTGACCGAAAAAAATTAGCCGCAAGCTTGGGATTTCAAAATGTTACACCCAACTCTATGTTTGCTGTTGGTTCAAGAGACCACATAG TTGAATTTCTCAATTGGGCATCATTATGTGGATTGCATCTTAGTAGATTAGCAGAGGATTTAATAATCTACAGTTCTCAAGAGTTTAAATTCATACAGCAATCCGACCAATTTTCTACTGGCTCCAGTCTTATGCCCCAAAAACGTAATCCCGATGGCTTAGAACTTGTACGAGGAGCGGCTGGAATATTACTTGGCGACGCATTCTCATTTAGCTGTATTTTAAAAGGCTTACCAAGTACATACAATAAGGATTTACAATCGGATAAGGAAATCCTGTTTAGAGCATATGACAGACTGTTAGATTGCTTAAAAGTCACCGTGGGAACCGTATTTAACatgaaa GTCGACGTTGAAAAGGCACGCAGCCTCCTAGAGCCCGGCATGCTGGCGACGGACCTAGCGCACGCACTGGTGCGTCGCGGCGTGCCGTTTCGCCGTGCGCATCATCTGGTCGGTGCCGCACTGCGCCGCGCCGCCGCTCTCGATCTCGATCTGCAACAATTGCCGCATCTCGAATATGTCGCTATATG cCCTGAATTTGGCACTGAAGAAGAACTAATGAAAATTTTCTCCTGGGAGGCGAGCGTAGAACAGTATACAACTGAAGGTGGCACTTCCAGAAACACTGTTTTGCAACAAATACAAGAATTAAATCAATGGCTACATGGCAATATTACAACTtgcgattataaataa
- the LOC113399797 gene encoding cyclin-dependent kinase 11A isoform X2, producing MPKDYYREKQYYREKEAYREKDVREKEIYREREIRDKDIYREKDVYREKELYREREHYREREMYRDNASYRESGRPKEAYREKEMYKEKDMQREREMYVNRDRQYKYSENDRKRMETDRIESRLRMLSEEGRTQNNEKENRDKTSGDKELEDLRTRLLSKRISKELQSQETKKHSDFEKETKKHMDYEREKNSDRYVSLDKHQQERRKRLLEAEREMVKRKHESRVELEARREERRRRGKKRSVSPEEMTSKKNKTEHSPTCDDSVVTLSDASDMEMKSVSPHSEPEEGEHTNTETEEESSDTETESDRDSKSEVDNREEKSEKDDELEIINEKEQSNQNSKSPVLLKSNNPSPSSHGSVRSRSHSRSKSRSRSHSFSPPPPGENGKPPAEEEKPQEDDEEVRLREEAMNALPPYFPALQGCRSVEEFQCLNRIEEGTYGVVYRARDKTTEEIVALKRLKMEKEKEGFPITSLREINTLLKGQHPNIVTVREIVVGSNMDKIFIVMDYVEHDLKSLMETMRAKKQVFLPGEVKCLMTQLLKAVHHLHDNWILHRDLKTSNLLLSHKGILKVGDFGLAREYGSPLRQYTPIVVTLWYRAPELLLCCKEYSTPIDMWSVGCIFAEFITMNPLFPGKSEVDQLNRIFKDLGTPSELLWPGYKELPAVQKMTFAEHPSGGLRQRIGSDLLSETGHTLLQGFLTYNPARRFTADAALEHGYFKEHPVAIEPAMFPTWPAKSEGNRRTTHSPKPPAGGAAYAQFARADTDESLGFHVQNRSLNVAPGFSLKF from the exons ATGCCTAAAGATTACTATAGGGAGAAGCAATACTACAGGGAAAAAGAAGCATACCGGGAAAAAGATGTGCGGGAAAAAGAAATTTACAGAGAGAGGGAGATTAGAGATAAGGATATATATAGAGAGAAGGATGTTTATCGAGAAAAAGAACTTTATAGGGAAAGAGAACATTATAGAGAACGTGAGATGTATCGGGATAATGCATCTTACAGAGAGAGTGGTAGACCCAAAGAAGCATATCGAGAAAAAGAAATGTATAAAGAAAAAGACATGCAAAGAGAACGTGAAATGTATGTAAATCGTGATCGTCAATACAAATATTCAGAAAATGATAGAAAACGTATGGAAACTGATAGAATAGAATCTAGGTTAAGAATGTTGTCTGAAGAAGGAAGGacacaaaataatgaaaaagagAATAGAGATAAAACTTCTGGTGACAAGGAACTGGAAGATTTAAGAACTAGGCTACTTAGTAAAAGAATATCAAAAGAGTTACAAAGTcaagaaacaaaaaaacatagtGACtttgaaaaagaaacaaaaaagcATATGGATTatgaaagagaaaaaaattcaGATCGTTATGTATCTCTGGACAAACATCAGCAAGAAAGAAGAAAGAGATTACTAGAAGCcg aacgaGAAATGGTGAAAAGAAAGCATGAGTCTCGGGTTGAGTTAGAGGCTAGGCGTGAAGAGCGTCGGCGTCGTGGTAAGAAAAGATCTGTTTCGCCTGAAGAGATGAcgagtaagaaaaataaaacagaacattCACCTACATGTGATGATTCAGTTGTGACATTGTCGGATGCCAGCGACATGGAAATGAAGAGTGTTTCACCCCATTCAGAACCAGAAGAAG GTGAACATACTAACACAGAAACAGAAGAAGAAAGTTCTGACACAGAAACTGAGTCAGATAGAGATTCAAAGTCAGAAGTTGATAACAGAGAAGAGAAATCGGAGAAagatgatgagttagaaattattaatgaaaaagagCAATCTAATCAAAATTCTAAGTCaccagttttattaaaatcaaataatccgAGTCCATCTTCACATGGATCAGTAag GTCAAGATCACACTCAAGATCAAAGAGTAGAAGTCGTTCACATTCCTTTTCACCTCCTCCTCCTGGAGAAAATGGAAAACCTCCTGCTGAAGAAGAAAAACCTCAAGAGGATGATGAAGAAGTGAGGTTGAGAGAAGAAGCTATGAATGCCCTACCACCTTACTTTCCTGCATTACAG gGCTGTCGATCAGTTGAAGAGTTTCAATGCCTCAACCGAATTGAGGAAGGCACTTATGGAGTTGTTTACAGAGCACGTGATAAAACAACAGAGGAAATAGTTGCTCTGAAACGTCTTAAAATGGAAAAGGAGAAGGAAGGATTTCCTATTACCTCATTGAGAGAAATCAATACATTGCTTAAG GGCCAACATCCAAACATCGTAACCGTGCGTGAGATCGTGGTCGGCTCGAACATGGACAAGATATTTATAGTTATGGACTACGTCGAGCATGATCTCAAGAGTCTGATGGAAACTATGAGGGCAAAAAAACAAGTGTTTTTACCtg GCGAGGTCAAATGTTTAATGACGCAGTTATTGAAGGCGGTCCATCATCTTCACGACAATTGGATTTTGCACAGGGATCTAAAGACCAGCAATCTCTTGCTTTCACATAAGGGAATATTGAAG GTGGGCGACTTCGGGCTGGCGCGCGAGTACGGCTCGCCGCTGCGCCAGTACACGCCCATCGTGGTGACGCTGTGGTACCGCGCGCCCGAGCTGCTGCTGTGCTGCAAGGAGTACTCCACGCCCATCGACATGTGGAGCGTCGGCTGCATATTCGCGGAGTTCATCACGATGAATCCGCTGTTTCCTGGGAAGTCGGAAGTCGACCAGCTGAATAGGATTTTTAAA GATTTAGGTACTCCTTCGGAGCTACTCTGGCCGGGGTACAAGGAGTTGCCCGCTGTACAGAAGATGACGTTTGCAGAGCATCCTTCGGGTGGATTGCGTCAGCGAATCGGTTCCGATTTACTATCCGAAACTGGACATACGTTACTTCAAGGATTCTTAACTTATAACCCTGCTAGGAGATTTACAGCCGATGCTGCTCTGGAACacggatattttaag GAGCATCCCGTGGCGATCGAGCCCGCGATGTTCCCCACGTGGCCCGCCAAGTCGGAGGGCAACCGGCGCACCACGCACAGCCCCAAGCCGCCCGCCGGCGGCGCCGCCTACGCGCAGTTCGCGCGTGCGGACACCGACGAGTCGCTCGGCTTCCACGTGCAGAACCGCTCGCTCAACGTCGCACCGGGTTTCTCGCTCAAGTTCTAG
- the LOC113399797 gene encoding cyclin-dependent kinase 11B isoform X1, whose protein sequence is MSNYEDDQSEDGELARSPVQDEMDFSLSDEDRDNADSLVIKPPQAVIRSHRDKRSHKRTAKDRYKESVRKEKKHLYRDRDKSEKTKREFSKTLEREEMPKDYYREKQYYREKEAYREKDVREKEIYREREIRDKDIYREKDVYREKELYREREHYREREMYRDNASYRESGRPKEAYREKEMYKEKDMQREREMYVNRDRQYKYSENDRKRMETDRIESRLRMLSEEGRTQNNEKENRDKTSGDKELEDLRTRLLSKRISKELQSQETKKHSDFEKETKKHMDYEREKNSDRYVSLDKHQQERRKRLLEAEREMVKRKHESRVELEARREERRRRGKKRSVSPEEMTSKKNKTEHSPTCDDSVVTLSDASDMEMKSVSPHSEPEEGEHTNTETEEESSDTETESDRDSKSEVDNREEKSEKDDELEIINEKEQSNQNSKSPVLLKSNNPSPSSHGSVRSRSHSRSKSRSRSHSFSPPPPGENGKPPAEEEKPQEDDEEVRLREEAMNALPPYFPALQGCRSVEEFQCLNRIEEGTYGVVYRARDKTTEEIVALKRLKMEKEKEGFPITSLREINTLLKGQHPNIVTVREIVVGSNMDKIFIVMDYVEHDLKSLMETMRAKKQVFLPGEVKCLMTQLLKAVHHLHDNWILHRDLKTSNLLLSHKGILKVGDFGLAREYGSPLRQYTPIVVTLWYRAPELLLCCKEYSTPIDMWSVGCIFAEFITMNPLFPGKSEVDQLNRIFKDLGTPSELLWPGYKELPAVQKMTFAEHPSGGLRQRIGSDLLSETGHTLLQGFLTYNPARRFTADAALEHGYFKEHPVAIEPAMFPTWPAKSEGNRRTTHSPKPPAGGAAYAQFARADTDESLGFHVQNRSLNVAPGFSLKF, encoded by the exons ATGAGTAATTACGAAGATGATCAAAGTGAGGATGGTGAACTAGCTCGAAGTCCTGTTCAGGATGAAATGGATTTTAG tttatctgATGAAGATCGGGACAACGCTGATTCTTTAGTTATCAAACCACCACAAGCGGTGATTCGATCTCATCGAGACAAAAGAAGTCACAAGCGAACAGCGAAAGACAGATATAAGGAAAGTGTAAGAAaggaaaaaaaacatctttacaG GGATCGTGATAAGTCGGAAAAAACAAAACGTGAATTTAGTAAAACTTTAGAACGGGAAGAAATGCCTAAAGATTACTATAGGGAGAAGCAATACTACAGGGAAAAAGAAGCATACCGGGAAAAAGATGTGCGGGAAAAAGAAATTTACAGAGAGAGGGAGATTAGAGATAAGGATATATATAGAGAGAAGGATGTTTATCGAGAAAAAGAACTTTATAGGGAAAGAGAACATTATAGAGAACGTGAGATGTATCGGGATAATGCATCTTACAGAGAGAGTGGTAGACCCAAAGAAGCATATCGAGAAAAAGAAATGTATAAAGAAAAAGACATGCAAAGAGAACGTGAAATGTATGTAAATCGTGATCGTCAATACAAATATTCAGAAAATGATAGAAAACGTATGGAAACTGATAGAATAGAATCTAGGTTAAGAATGTTGTCTGAAGAAGGAAGGacacaaaataatgaaaaagagAATAGAGATAAAACTTCTGGTGACAAGGAACTGGAAGATTTAAGAACTAGGCTACTTAGTAAAAGAATATCAAAAGAGTTACAAAGTcaagaaacaaaaaaacatagtGACtttgaaaaagaaacaaaaaagcATATGGATTatgaaagagaaaaaaattcaGATCGTTATGTATCTCTGGACAAACATCAGCAAGAAAGAAGAAAGAGATTACTAGAAGCcg aacgaGAAATGGTGAAAAGAAAGCATGAGTCTCGGGTTGAGTTAGAGGCTAGGCGTGAAGAGCGTCGGCGTCGTGGTAAGAAAAGATCTGTTTCGCCTGAAGAGATGAcgagtaagaaaaataaaacagaacattCACCTACATGTGATGATTCAGTTGTGACATTGTCGGATGCCAGCGACATGGAAATGAAGAGTGTTTCACCCCATTCAGAACCAGAAGAAG GTGAACATACTAACACAGAAACAGAAGAAGAAAGTTCTGACACAGAAACTGAGTCAGATAGAGATTCAAAGTCAGAAGTTGATAACAGAGAAGAGAAATCGGAGAAagatgatgagttagaaattattaatgaaaaagagCAATCTAATCAAAATTCTAAGTCaccagttttattaaaatcaaataatccgAGTCCATCTTCACATGGATCAGTAag GTCAAGATCACACTCAAGATCAAAGAGTAGAAGTCGTTCACATTCCTTTTCACCTCCTCCTCCTGGAGAAAATGGAAAACCTCCTGCTGAAGAAGAAAAACCTCAAGAGGATGATGAAGAAGTGAGGTTGAGAGAAGAAGCTATGAATGCCCTACCACCTTACTTTCCTGCATTACAG gGCTGTCGATCAGTTGAAGAGTTTCAATGCCTCAACCGAATTGAGGAAGGCACTTATGGAGTTGTTTACAGAGCACGTGATAAAACAACAGAGGAAATAGTTGCTCTGAAACGTCTTAAAATGGAAAAGGAGAAGGAAGGATTTCCTATTACCTCATTGAGAGAAATCAATACATTGCTTAAG GGCCAACATCCAAACATCGTAACCGTGCGTGAGATCGTGGTCGGCTCGAACATGGACAAGATATTTATAGTTATGGACTACGTCGAGCATGATCTCAAGAGTCTGATGGAAACTATGAGGGCAAAAAAACAAGTGTTTTTACCtg GCGAGGTCAAATGTTTAATGACGCAGTTATTGAAGGCGGTCCATCATCTTCACGACAATTGGATTTTGCACAGGGATCTAAAGACCAGCAATCTCTTGCTTTCACATAAGGGAATATTGAAG GTGGGCGACTTCGGGCTGGCGCGCGAGTACGGCTCGCCGCTGCGCCAGTACACGCCCATCGTGGTGACGCTGTGGTACCGCGCGCCCGAGCTGCTGCTGTGCTGCAAGGAGTACTCCACGCCCATCGACATGTGGAGCGTCGGCTGCATATTCGCGGAGTTCATCACGATGAATCCGCTGTTTCCTGGGAAGTCGGAAGTCGACCAGCTGAATAGGATTTTTAAA GATTTAGGTACTCCTTCGGAGCTACTCTGGCCGGGGTACAAGGAGTTGCCCGCTGTACAGAAGATGACGTTTGCAGAGCATCCTTCGGGTGGATTGCGTCAGCGAATCGGTTCCGATTTACTATCCGAAACTGGACATACGTTACTTCAAGGATTCTTAACTTATAACCCTGCTAGGAGATTTACAGCCGATGCTGCTCTGGAACacggatattttaag GAGCATCCCGTGGCGATCGAGCCCGCGATGTTCCCCACGTGGCCCGCCAAGTCGGAGGGCAACCGGCGCACCACGCACAGCCCCAAGCCGCCCGCCGGCGGCGCCGCCTACGCGCAGTTCGCGCGTGCGGACACCGACGAGTCGCTCGGCTTCCACGTGCAGAACCGCTCGCTCAACGTCGCACCGGGTTTCTCGCTCAAGTTCTAG